The window GTGAACCGGATATTCGGGCGATGAATCTGATCCGCTATGACGCGATGGTGGCTGGAAATCATGATTTTGATTATGGAATAGACCATCTTCGCACATTGGTCAAGTTGGCCGATTTCCCAATTTTATGCACGAATCTCCAGTCTGAGCGATCCCTCCTGCCTTGCCGGCGCTCGTTTGTCACGCGTTTGGGGAATGTGGTCGTCGGGGTTTTAGGTCTTGTCGGGAAAAGTAATTTTCCTGGCACTTTTAACCGGGATGTGGCAAAGGAATTATCGTTGGTGGATCCGATTGACTCTCTTCAATCGGAGGCCATGCGGTTACGAACGGAAGGCGATGTTGATCTGATCATCGCCCTCACGCATCAAGATAGTGAGGAAGACTTGAAAGTTCTGGAGACCGTCCAGGGGGTGGATGTGCTCATCGGTGGGCATACCGAAGGGTTTGACGGATTATACGCTCCCGGATTGATGGAGCCCGTCGAAACCGTGACCCGTCCCCGATCGGTGTATGTGAAGACGCACCGTCAAGGACGGACAATCGGGCGATTAGATCTGACGATTGCAGATGGATCGGTGGTCCAGGCGCGTTCCTCTAATATTCCAGTGACAGAGGCGGTTCCAGTAGAGCCGAAAGTCCAAGAACTTCTGAATGAATATCGACAGCGGTTTGCCCGTCATGCCACCAAGGTGTTGGGGGAGGCGTCGGTGCGGCTCCAGGGGGATCGGCCGGTTATCAGGACCCAAGAAGCCAATTTAGGTAATTTGTTGGCCGATCGTATGCGAAGCACGTTGGGTACGGATATCGCCTTGGTGAATGCCGGACAGATTCGCCGAAGTCTTGAACCCGGTCCGGTGACACTTGGCGATGTGCTGTCGGTACTACCCTTTGATTCCGCTCTTGTGACCCTGCATGTAACGGGAGCGATGCTTCGTGAGGTGTTAGAGCATAGTGTGGGCCAATGGCCGAATCATTCTGGCCGGTTCCTCCAGCTATCCGGTCTCCAGGTCACGTATCAAGGAAAAGCTTCGGTCGGATCTCGAGTGAGAAGCATCATGGTTGGAGGTGTGCCGGTAGATAATTCCAAAGTCTATACCGTGGCGACGGACGCATTTGTGGCTGACGGCGGGGATGGCTATGACATGTTGACTCACGTCACACACCGAACGGATCATCAAATCCCCCTGAGGGATTTGTTGCTGAATGCCATAGCTGAAGGGCCGCTGTATGCGGAGACTGATCATCGTATAGTGTTCATGATGGTGGACGAAGAAAAATGACCTCAATGGCGTTTCTTGCCTTTGCCGAGCGCCTTTATGTCTGCCTGATGAAGCGTTTCGCTGTGTAAGGGCGCAGGAAGGTCGCTTATTGCCCGTTCTCAATTTCCGCGGTTACTCTCCTTTGGTTCACATGAGTTGGGCATTGCTGTTTTCTTTTTCTTCTTTTCTGGCACTTCCGAAGCCATATTTGCATTACCAGTCAAAATATTCATGATTCAGCAGTCAACTGTGTACTTCCCGTCTTAGAGGCTTTTCATAGATTCATGGCTCTTCCTCAAGATGCTCGCGATTCACGAAGATGGTGGGTTGACTTGCTGGCTGTCTGGCAGGATACCAAGCAGATTGTTCTGACGGCTCAGATTGCCGCAATTTATGCGGCGATTCTTATTCCCTTTAAAGCCGGCATTCCGATTGTTCCTGGTTTTGTGGAATTACGTCCGGCGAATGCTATTCCCATTGTCGCATCGCTGTTGTTCGGTCCCGCTGCGGCCTGGGGTGCCGGTATTGGCAATGTCATCGGAGATTGTTTCGGCACCTTGGGGCCAGCAAGTGTCTTTGGGTTATTGGGTAACTTTATTTTTGGGTATCTTCCGTACGTATTGTGGGGGCATTTGGGGTGGTTTTCTTCTGGGCAGCCGCCCTTGGGAAAATCTTGGCCCCAGATGATGGAATATAGCGTGGTGTGTGTGATTGCTTCAGGTGCTTGCGCCGGAATGATTGCATGGGGAGTGGAGTGGTTGGGGTTGTTGCCTTTCGCTATTCTCGCTCCGGCGATCTTTGTTAATAATGTGGTCATGGGCTTGTTTCTCGGTCCTCCGTTATTGGGTTTTCTCTATCCAAGGGTGCAACGGTGGCGATTACGGTATGCGGATATTCGAGAATCAAGTTCTTCCCATAGTCACCTTTCCAAAACCCTGCGGGCACATGAATCGATGGGGAGCGAGAAGGGCAATGACCATTTCGACGACGCGATTGTGGTTTGTCGTGGACTTTCTTTTCAATATGCCTCCGGTTCAGCGCCGGCTCTCCGGAATGTTTCCTTTTCTCTGGCTTCCGGGGAACTCGTCGTCCTGTTAGGCAGGAGTGGAAGTGGAAAATCTACAATATGCTATGCCTGTAATGGGCTCATTCCTCACATGATTCCAGGGATTTTCTCCGGAACATTGCGGGTGGTGGGCCGTAGAACCGTGGATGATCCCGTGTGGAAACAGGCCGGACGGGTCGGCCTGGTATTTCAAGATTTTGATACGCAACTTGTGGCGACGACTGTTGAGGGGGAACTGCTTCACCCATTGGAATATTGTGACCCCCTGCTTTCTTCGGACGAGGTCCGACGGCGGATCAATCATGCCCTTAATCAAATGGGGTTGGGCGATTGTGCCCACCGCGATCCCATGAGGATGTCCGGTGGCCAGAGGCAGCGTTTGGTGATGGCCTCTGTGCTCGTGCAGGAACCGGCGCTGTTGGTCTTAGATGAACCCGGCTCAGATTATGATCCGGCAGGGCGAGTGCAATTGCGGGAGGTTTTACGTAATCTTCGACAAGACGGGATTACTGTGCTTATGACGGAGCATGATGATGGCTCTCTTTTGCAAGCGGATCGGGTACTGGTTTTAGATCAGGAGCAAATCGTCTGGGAGGGAAGACCTGAAGCCTTATTGCGACAGCCTCGGTTGATGAGGAATTATGGTCTTCGACCCTTCGCCCTGACTGAATGTTTTGAAGAATGGGGCGTGGAACCCTTGCCTATTTCTGTCGAAGAAGCCTGGACCCAGGCTGAGGCATTGAATCTTCGTCTTTCTCCTCCGGCGGCAGTCCTGGATGACACGATTCGGTTGGGGGACCGGCCGGAGAGAGAATCAACCGTGGTTTTGCCTTTGATTCAGATTGACGATGTTGCTTTCCGGTATGAAGAGCAGATGGTCCTGAATGAGGTGTCATTTACCATCCGTCCAGGAGAATTTCTGGCTTTGCTGGGTCAGAATGGGTCAGGAAAAAGTACGCTTGCACGATTGCTCAATGGCCTGTTGATGCCGACGCACGGCACCATCGTTGTGGACGGCATGGATACCCGCACCACATCGATGAATGAATTGGCGAGGCGCGTCGGATTAGTTTTTCAGAATCCTGATCATCAAATTTTCGCGGATACCGTCTGGGAGGAAGTTGCCTTCAGCGCGAAGAATATGGGTTGCTCAAACGATGAGATTGTCCATCGGGTGCAAGAATCGCTGGCGGCTGTGGGGTTGCCCTTTGAGGGCAGCCGGAACTTAGATCCGTTTTCCCTAAGAAAAGGAGAGCGACAGCGGATTGCGGTCGCGTCCGTGTTGGCTACCAGACCGGCTGTATTGATTGTTGATGAGCCGACGACAGGCCTTGATCCTGATGAAACGGACCGGATGATGGCGATGATTCGTCGATTGAACCAACAGGGGCATACGATTGTGATGATCACCCATTCGATGGAGCTTGTTGCCGCCTATGCCGGGCGCTGTTTGTTAATCCACAGTGGGAGAATTCTTGCTGATGGGACCCCGCGGGAAGTTTTTGCTGAACCGGGCTTGATCCAAAAAGCATCATTAGAGATTCCGGCCATTTCTCGCTTTAGTCAACGATGGGGACAGACCTTGTTAACGGTTGACGAAGTGAAGGCCTCCTGCCGACCCGGTTTTCCATAAAACTTGTGGCCGATACTTTTCAGATAATAGAGCGCGGATGTGGTGTGCGTGAGATTCGAAGGGCCAGGTAACGACCGATGATTGTTTCCCTGTATCTCTCCCGGAGTTCGTGGATGCACCGGTTAGGTGGACGTACCAAAGTTCTGACGGTGCTTGGAGTGTTTGGGCTGGCTCTCTGTTTTTCGGATCCGCTCTACTTGCTGGTACTATTTGGATTTGTCATGAGTGGGCTAGCCTTGTCTGGTGCGTGGGCTAATGTGAAGAAAATGTGGATGCTAACGGTTCTCCTCTTTGTCTATAGCGTGGCGCTCTGGCCTTTCTTTGTCGAAGGTATGACGCCTGTGCCCCTCCTGCATGAGCTCGGGGTGACCTGGGAAGGCGTCATGGTTGGCTTAGGTATGGGCCTTCGATTGTTGATTATGCTCTGGGCTGGAATTTGGCTACTTTCGACGATGTCGGTTGAAGAACTCGCACAGGCCTCTCAGCAATTAGGACTTCCTTCACGGGCAGGGTTTGTTTTTTCACTTGCGTTTCGGTGGGTGGGAATGTTGTTGGGAGCAGGGGCGGGAGTGGTTCAAGCCCAGCGCTCACGCGGATTAGATGTATCGACGGGGGGAATTCTGCAACGCATTCGTAAATATGTGCCTCTGGTGATTCCATTGATTGGGCATGTCCTTCGTCAAACAAATCTTCTGGCCATGTCTTTAGAATCCAAAGGGTTCCATCCCTTAGCGAAACGGCATTTTTACTCTGCCGGGAAATTGGGTTTCCGAGACTATGCGGTCATAAGTGTGATGCTGATTTTGGTGGTGGTAGGCATTTGTTTGCGATGGCAAGGCGTTGGAACGCTTGATGTGCGATTTTGAGAATTCGAGGTTCGCATCATTTCGTTCAGGCTCCCCACCTGCTCTTTCCATAGACAAGGACAAAAATACATGTCCTCTCATTAATTGTTGAGATGCGGCAAATGTTGGCTGGGTAAGGTTGATCCTGTAAAGATTGGCTCCTCCTAAGGCACAAGGGACAATGCTTTTCTCGCGGAGAGATCAGGAGCTAGACCAGAGGGGGAATTTCTGGGAATCGGGTGTGAGGTGGTAGGAACGGGAACGCCCTAACTTGCCATGGGGGTGTGTCGGCAGGACGTTTCTTCTACGGCGAGTGCGACAAATTTTGATATCTTTTTAATGCAACGGCCACAGCACTGACGTTTGTCATTGAGTTCGAGTGCGTCCGCAAGCTTTAGGGGACAAGTGACACCTGCTTGTCCAAGTTCACGGACATCGGATTCCTTGATACCTTTGCAGATACAAATGAACATAAAAAATCCGTTACTGAATGAAGTTCCTTTCGAAAATGATAACCGTTATCAATATAAAAATATTTTACTCAGCAGCTGGGAGCATGTCAAGATCTTGGTTTCCGGCATAAGATATTGAAAGTAATAATGTTATAGCTAATTATGTGATATTGCTTTTTGTTTATCTCTATCGTGTCAATCGTTTTCGCTGACAAAATAGGGCAATAATTTATATCGGTTATAGGAAATTTCACATGGAATGGGCCAGGTGCCTGATAGAAAAATCAGAAGGAATAGAAATTCGAATTTATATCCAGCCACGAGCGTCAAAAACGGAGATTGTTGGCCTCCATGGGGAAGCCTTGAAGATTCGCGTAGCGTCTCCGCCGGTAGATGGTCAGGCCAATGCAGAATTGTGTCGATTTTTGGCACGATATGTTGGTGTTCCCCGCCAACATGTGCAGCTGAAATCGGGAGTTAGTTCAAGACAAAAGCGAGTCTTTATAGAAGGGAAAACCTTATCCGACCTAACAGCAGTCCTGATGGAAAGCCTTTCCTCGAAAAATTCTGAACATTTATAAGGTACGGGACACCAAAAGGCAGGTTGATAGAAGTGGGTGTTGGAATATAAAAAGAGAAACGGCAAGATAGTTGGGTGAGTTTACAACCCTTGAAGCCACTTTTATAATGCCCAGCCGTAGTTGTGGTTTCAATGAGGCAGGGGATTGTGCCGCGTAAGATCTCTTCTTGTACCCATTGAACTTCCTCGGTTATTAATCAATTACATGTCTTCCTTTACCCCAAAAGATGAACTTCATGAGTTATTAGTCGACCGGCTTGATGCGACCACGGCGCATGGTCTCGATGAACAACTCGCGGACCCCCGTCTCCGGGTGCCTGTTCTAGAGTTACTCATTGAATTAAAAGAGATTTCATCAAAAATACAGGGTGAAGCCATATGGGCCCTGGGTGAGGTGTATCGAAAACGATGCTTGGGCAGTGCCATCCCGTGGTTAGATTTAGGGATAACATTCGCTCAGGCCTCTGGCGCACTGGGTCTTCGATATTTCAAAGAAAGCCCTATGATTCTGGGTTTTCTGGAAAAGGAGTCGAACCGGGACGAATGGTTGGCCCATGTCTTGGAGTTGGCCGATGGGTCAAATGAGGCCGCTCCACAATGTGCGTATGAATGGTTCAAGGTTCTTCCCCAATTGTGCGGGGAGATTGCCCTTTCTGAGATTCGTGAATGGGCCCGACTAGGGATGGAGCTGGCCGAATGGAATTATGTGTTAGGAAATGAATTTTTCCGGGAGTGTCCCTCCATTGCTAAAGCTATTCCGTTGGGATCGGCAAAGTCCTGGATTGGGTTTGGCATGAAACTCATGGTTCAAAACAGTCTTGGAAAGCCTGATTACATTGGAACCTTGGAGTTTTTTCGAGCCAGTCCAAGTTTATTTCTTGAGATCCATGATGAAAATGTCAAGCAGGGAGTCATTGATCTAGGTACGAACCTCGCAGATCATTCTCCCGAACAGGCGGTAGTTTTTTTGTCGAAGGCTCCGGAAGTTTTGGCTAGGGTCTCGACGGTCGAGTGGAAAATTCGAATCTTGAAATTCGGCCTTCTTGTGGCGGATCGGGATCCCGAGGCTACTCTCGCGTATTTTACTCAGGTTTCCGAGGTGGTCGTTTTGGCCGGCAAGGAAGATGACTCCGGAGTGTTTGACGCGTGGTTTGGCCAGGGGATGGAGGCCCTTGAGTATAGTGTTGAGGCTGGACGAGCCTTTTTTGGTCTGGAAACGCGGCAGGCCTGTTCAGCTGTAGAGCAGGCAATGAGTGGAGTGTCGCTTCGTCAGGTCGCCAGATCGTTGAAAATGTTTGCCAGGGCATTGTGTGGAGAGGATGTGGCCATAGAAGGGCTCCCGGAGGGAGGAGGTTCGATCGGTGCCAGTTCCATGTCAACGAGTCCTGGCTCCGGGAAAGCTCAGGTGAGTGCGGACGGCAAAACGGTATATCTTCCTCTGGTCATGAGGCGATCAGAGACCCGTGAAGGAAACCGACGATGGTATACGGTCATGGTCGCCCATGAAGTTGGGCACGTGGAATTTGGAACATATGCCCTCTCAACCGAAGTGTTGCAACGTGTGTCTACCCGGGTGCAGACCCGATACCACGAAGAAGTTCTTCGCCCCAATAGAGCCATTCAGACATTAGGAAATCTCTTTCAGTGCTACCCACAACCCGAGATTATCCGGGATTTGTGGGAAATTGTGGAAGATGCTCGAATTGACTTTTTGCTCCGTCATGAATACCCGGGATTACAAGAGGATTTGACGTCTTTGACAAAGGAGGCTATGGAGTTTCGCACCCTTTCTCATGGGATGACGGCTCGTGAGATGGTGCTGGACGCATTGTTGTTGCTGTTTGCAGGGTTCACCCAGGAGGAATTCACGCGTCCGGGACTTCAAGAGGTGATTGATGAAATCTGGCAGATCGCCCGAACGATCTTACATCCCGCCGCGACCGTCGATGAATCTGTTGAACTTGCCGACCGGCTTTACCAGGAATTGGAGCGCCGGATTGGAACTCTGGGAAAACACAATCAAGAACTTGAACCCTTTTCCAATACTTCCGGGGTTTCTGACACAGGCGGCCAACCTGAGGCGGCTGAACACTTAGAAGAGGCGTATCAGCCTTTGAGTAATTGGGGATATCGGGGCATTCTCAATCCAGACCATGTCAAAGGAGGGGAGGAGGGGGAACAGGCGTCAAAAGGGCAGGCAGGTGGGCAACAGGATCACATAATGGGGGAAAAGGGAGGGGGAGACACACCCAGCCAGTTTGAGCGTCGCTCTCCTCAGAAACCCGATCCTTCGCAAGATCCTAAGAAACCAGCCTTTGGTGAATCACCTATGCAGCAGTGGTTTCAACCTACGTTTCGTCCGAGCATGGGACAACAGGGGGCTCGTCTCCGTGAGGGAGAGTATCTGTATGAAGAGTGGGATGGGACGGTCAGGGACTATCGACCCCAATGGTGTCGTGTGATTGAACAGGCAGGCCGTGAAGGGTCGCCAGACTTTGTCGATGAAACGTTTCAAACGTATGGCCCGATGGTGCGACTCATCCGCCGTTACTTTGAAGCGATTCGTCCGGAAGCCTTTCGTCGAATGGGGCGCCAATCGCATGGGGAGGACATTGATTTGGATGCCTTGGTGAATTGGATGGTTGATCGACGGCAAGGAAACGATTCTTCTGATCAAGTGTATGCCACCAGACAAAAACGTGATCGACAGGTTGCGGTGGCATTTCTGGTGGATATGAGCGGGTCGACCGGACGGCAGATCGGAACTCGAGCGCGTCCCGTCATCGACATTGAAAAGGAAGGCTTGCTCCTGCTTTCAGAAGCGTTGTCCGCGATCGGCGACCAATATGCGATATATGGCTTTTCGGGGCAATCCCGTCATTCGGTGGACATTCACGTGTTAAAAGATTTTGACCAGCGACCCGGTGGGCGTGTCGGTTTGAAAATCAGCGGAGTGACTTCCAAACAGCAAAACCGTGATGGCGCGGCGATACGACATGCGACGCAGCGATTGAAGCAGCAAGCGGCAAAAGTCCGGCTTCTCATCCTGATCAGTGATGGGAAACCATTAGATGATGACTATGCGGATGAATATTCCTTGGAAGACACGAAAATGGCTCTCCGTGAAGCCCGTCTTCAGGGTGTCCATCCGTTCTGCATTACCATTGATCAAGCTCCAACCGATTATGTGAAACGCATGTATGGGGAGATTGGGTATGTGGTCGTCGATGAAGTCGAATCACTTCCGATGAAATTGCCGAAAATTTATCAACGGCTTACGGCCAGATGAGCGGATATGGGAGATGTATGACCAGTTTACCTTCACACTCTGATGTGCCAGCTTGGCTCTATAAGTTGTTTACCGGGCATCAATACCCTTACGTAAGACGGCAGGCGAAGTTTGACCGGAAAGATCGGCAGGAGGATGGAGAACGGTTCGAGCCAACTCAAGATGATATCCGTGAAAAATTTTGGGAAATCTTTCCTCGTTGTTCGGCCAAAATGTTACAGGAGGTCAAGGTCGGGATGATCGTTGCGTTTAAGGAGTTAGGAGGGTATGAGGCAGGAACCTACCAGGAGTTTATCGACCATCCGGAAGAGTTTTTGAGTCGGGAATACGGAAAGAAAAAAATCAAGGTCAATTTTTATGATGGGGATAATTTTGTGTGCACGATCAATTTTAAAGTCGCAGGGTGGACGAGCCATGAAGATGATTAAACCCGCATGGCTGGAAACCCTTTCAAAGGGATGGGTGGTTTCATGAGCCGTATCAAAGTGACTGTGGTGGGGGCTGGAAATGTTGGAGGGTCCATCGCGCAACGGTTGGCAGAAAAAAATTGGTACGACATTGTGCTGGTCGATATCGTCGAGGGTTTGCCCCAGGGCAAAGCATTGGACCTGGTCGAAGCCGGCCCAATTTGTGCCTACGATTCCGCCGTCACAGGTACGAATCATTATGAGCCGACCAAAGATTCCGACATTGTGGTGATCACGTCAGGCGTGCCTCGCCGCCCAGGAATGAGCCGCGATGAATTATTGGAAACCAATACCAACATCGTGTCCTCCGTAGTCCGTGAGACGGCCAATCGTTCCCCTGATGCCATTCTCATTATTGTCTCCAACCCTCTTGATGTGATGACCCACGTGGCGCATCGGGTGAGTGGATTTCCAAGGAACCGAGTCATCGGGATGGCGGGGGTGTTGGATTCCGCCCGATTCCGGTCCTTTATTGCGGAAGCCTTGCAGGTCTCGGTCGAAAATATTCATGCGATGGTTCTGGGGGGACATGGCGATTCGATGGTGCCCTTGAATCGATATACCACGGTGGCGGGAAGGCCGGTGACCGAATGGCTGTCGGCAGAGGCCTTAGAGGCCCTGATCACGCGGACTCGCGAGGGAGGAATCGAAATTGTCAATCTACTCAAGACAGGGAGTGCCTATTATGCTCCGGCTGCCTCAGTCGTAGAAATGGTTGAAGCGATCTCTAAAGATCAAAAGAAAATCCTTCCCTGTGCGGCGTTATGCGCCGGGGAATATGGTTTTCACGACCTCTTTCTGGGTGTGCCGGTGAAACTAGGAGCAGGGGGAGCGGAAGAGATTATTGAGTATGCGCTCACCCCTGAGGAACACGCGGCTCTGGAGGTTTCAGCCGAATCCGTTAAGGAATTGTGCACCCATGTCGATCAGATGATGAAAAAGAGTCTCCAGCGTGATGGATGATATGACGAACTTGCCCATCTTTTTTCTTCACTAAATAGCCGTGCCTTTGAGTCATCCTGTTACCTTGACGACTTTAGCGACCCATTCGTATAGTGGGTGGTGCTCGTATGCTGACCCCGCCTTGACGCCTTATTTCCCTTAGGAATATGGAAGGAAATTTGGTTTTTCGAGGAAGGGATTTGTAAAAAACCATCTGTGGAAATGTTGAACATCTTGGAAAAACGCATGTGGGTCCAAAACATTGATCAAGGGGGCTTCGGTGGATAACGCATTCGCACCTCGAGTGTTGCGGGAGGTAAAGGGTGAGCCAGGGGACATAGAGGCGTACCGCCGGCAAGGGGGGTATGAAGCCTGGGTTCAGTGTGTCACGAAAAATGACCCGCAGGCCATAATCGCACAATTGAAAGAGGCTCATTTGCGAGGACGGGGAGGTGCTGGATTTCCTACCGGACTGAAATGGGACAAGGTGGTCAATCATCGCGTCAAAGAGCGATACTTTGTCTGTAATGCCGGGGAGCACGAGCCCGGGACGTTCAAAGATCGGTATTTGCTTCGACATCATCCTCACCAACTTCTCGAAGGATGCCTGATTGCCGCGTATACCGTTGGAGCAAAAGCGGCGTATATCTATTTAAATCATGAATTTTCCGAAGAGCGAGCCATCTTTGAGCGAGCTAAGGAGCAGGCCGCAGAGCAGGGCTTATTGGGAAAGAATTTTCTTGGTACCGGTCTCACCCTGGATATTGAAATTTTTGATGGATATGGCAGTTACGTGGCGGGTGAAGAAACTGCGATGTTGGAATCGATGCAGGGTCGTCCAGCCCAGCCTAAGCAAAAGCCACCCTTTTATCCCACGGAGTTTGGACTGCATGGCAAGCCGACCTTAGTCAATAATGTTGAAACGCTGTCGAATATTCCCCAACTCTTGCGGAACGGACCAGAATGGTTTCGTCAGGTCGGCACCAGTACTACTCCGGGGACGATGTTGTTTTCCCTCAGTGGAGCCGTGAATCGGCCCGGTGTGTATGAACTGCCGTTGGGAACGTCCATCCGACATTTGATTGAGGTCTGTGGGCAGGGCGTGCCGAACGGACGTGGTGTCAAGGCCGTGTTCCCCGGTGGGCCATCCTTTTCCATGGTGGGGGCGGATCAATTGGAATTACCCATGGATTTTGATTCGCTCAAGAAAGCCGGCACTGGATTGGGGTCTGCCGGCGTTATTGTTGTCGATGATGCAACGTGCATGGTGGAGCAAACGCTCAAGTTTTCAGGATTTTTTGAACGGGAAAGTTGCGGGCAATGTCCACCTTGCCGGATTGGTACACAGGAATTAGCGATCTTAATGAGAAAAATCGAAGATGGATCAGGAGAAGAGCGGGATCTGGCCAAGCTGTTGCAAATTTGTGGATTCGTCAAAGGCACCGGATTTTGTACTCTGGTGACGGGAGCTGCGGTATTGGTACAAAATAGCCTACGCCTGTTTCGTCACGAATTCGAAGAGCATATTGGCCTGGGACGATGTCCGTTCAAGCCGGTTCCAGTTGGCGCTGAGTAAGGAGGAGACTTTATGCCTCGCGTTACATTTCTTCATCCAGAAGGCAAGTCTGGCGAAGTTCCTGAAGGCCTTTCTCTCTTGGAAGTCGCGGAGAAACTCGGGTTCCCATTGAATCATGATTGTGGGGGCAACGCCTCCTGCACCACCTGCCGGGTGGATGTGATTGCGGGTGAAGGGAATCTTTCTGATATCGATTTTGATGAGCAGGATTTGCTCGATCGGGAAGCCCTGACTGAGCCTTACCACCGGTTAGGCTGTCAGGCTCGAGTATTAGGGGATGTGATTGTGCAAGTCCCCGAAGAAAAATGGGGTGAGGCTGAAATTGAACGATCTGCGTGAATTTGCCATTTTCTTAATGGAAAAGGGAGAGAGTGTGGGTACCAGCCACAGTCGTATTGTTCAAAACATGTCTGGCAATGTGAAGGCATGCTGAGACCGACTGCTATGCCGACTACATCGTCCATCACCAGAACCTATCGGTTTTGCGCCGCCCATCGTCTGCATACCGATCTATTGCCAGAGGATACCAATAAGAAGATTTTTGGTAAGTGTAATAACCTGAACGGGCATGGGCATAATTATACGGTTCTTGTGACGGTGGCCGGTGAATTGGATAGGCGGACAGGGTTGATCACCAACGTGGACGCCTTGGATCAACTCGTGAAAGACAAGATTGTTGATCGTTTTGATCATCAACATCTCAATTTTGATCCCGCTTTTGCACAAGTCACGACAACTGGTGAGAATTTAGCGCGTTTAATTTGGGAGCTACTGGTTGATCAGATTCCTTCCGGGCAATTAGAGAAAATTGGGGTGATTGAAACCAGAGATAACTTCTTTGAATATATCGGCACTCTCGGAGTGACCAGCGATTCTTCCAACAGAAACGGGATAAAGGAGAACTAATGCCGACCAAGCCGAAGCGGCCCTCATCCATCAAGCCACGGGCGGTCGATCAAGACAACAGCCAGCCGGTTCGAATGCCCAATCTCGCGAACCTGGAGATCATTGTAAAGCAACTACTCGAAAATTTGGGCGAAAATCCCCAACGGCATGGTTTAACCGATACGCCCAAGCGGGTAGCCAAATCCATGGCCTTCCTTACCAAAGGCTATCAACAAGATATCGATGAATTATTGAATGGGGCTCTGTTCCCAATCGTATATGATGAGATGGTTATCGTGCGCGATATCGATTTTTTTAGCCTCTGTGAGCATCACCTTCTGCCGTTTTTTGGGAAATGTCATATCGGGTATATTCCCAATAAGCATGTGGTGGGCTTGAGCAAAATCCCAAGGATTGTCGATGCCTTTAGTCGTCGGCTGCAAGTCCAGGAACGGTTGACGGTCCAGATTGCAGACACCCTTCACACGAAGCTCAAGCCGCGTGGGGTGGCAGTGGTCATGGAAGCCCGCCATCTGTGTATGAGTATGCGTGGAGTAGAAAGGCAGAATACCGTGGCGGTCACCAGTGAAATGCTGGGTGTGTTTCGCAAACAAGAACAAACCCGTAACGAATTTCTTAAGCTCATTCGCCAGCGTGGATGTGACGGCGATTAGATAGATGTTTCCATCCATTTCTTCGTTCCCGTTCATAATGAGCTGATGGCTTGGCTTTTCTAGATAGTTGATTCTTAAAATGAAATCAGGTTTAATGCGGCATTATTGAGTGTTCATCCGTGTTCCCAGGGAAGGGCATGTCGCGCAGGAGGCGCCGGTCTCATCCCTATATTTTTTCTTTCTGGTTTTGTGGTGGGTCCGGGGCGAAAGAACCTCTATTTGATTTTCCCTCAATTTCTTTTCCGTTAGGCCCGTCGTTTCTCTATTTCTTTAGTTCCAAC of the Nitrospiraceae bacterium genome contains:
- a CDS encoding YggU family protein, which encodes MEWARCLIEKSEGIEIRIYIQPRASKTEIVGLHGEALKIRVASPPVDGQANAELCRFLARYVGVPRQHVQLKSGVSSRQKRVFIEGKTLSDLTAVLMESLSSKNSEHL
- a CDS encoding energy-coupling factor transporter transmembrane protein EcfT, giving the protein MIVSLYLSRSSWMHRLGGRTKVLTVLGVFGLALCFSDPLYLLVLFGFVMSGLALSGAWANVKKMWMLTVLLFVYSVALWPFFVEGMTPVPLLHELGVTWEGVMVGLGMGLRLLIMLWAGIWLLSTMSVEELAQASQQLGLPSRAGFVFSLAFRWVGMLLGAGAGVVQAQRSRGLDVSTGGILQRIRKYVPLVIPLIGHVLRQTNLLAMSLESKGFHPLAKRHFYSAGKLGFRDYAVISVMLILVVVGICLRWQGVGTLDVRF
- a CDS encoding bifunctional metallophosphatase/5'-nucleotidase; this encodes MTLVPTVLRFGLNRSMRQIPQRAGYLWHFLLILILWGNPAHATDSLVILHSSEHHGVALPLDQAGEIKIGGLARRATIVEEVRQEGVPVLLVDSGDILIGTALSSWFRGEPDIRAMNLIRYDAMVAGNHDFDYGIDHLRTLVKLADFPILCTNLQSERSLLPCRRSFVTRLGNVVVGVLGLVGKSNFPGTFNRDVAKELSLVDPIDSLQSEAMRLRTEGDVDLIIALTHQDSEEDLKVLETVQGVDVLIGGHTEGFDGLYAPGLMEPVETVTRPRSVYVKTHRQGRTIGRLDLTIADGSVVQARSSNIPVTEAVPVEPKVQELLNEYRQRFARHATKVLGEASVRLQGDRPVIRTQEANLGNLLADRMRSTLGTDIALVNAGQIRRSLEPGPVTLGDVLSVLPFDSALVTLHVTGAMLREVLEHSVGQWPNHSGRFLQLSGLQVTYQGKASVGSRVRSIMVGGVPVDNSKVYTVATDAFVADGGDGYDMLTHVTHRTDHQIPLRDLLLNAIAEGPLYAETDHRIVFMMVDEEK
- a CDS encoding ATP-binding cassette domain-containing protein; this encodes MALPQDARDSRRWWVDLLAVWQDTKQIVLTAQIAAIYAAILIPFKAGIPIVPGFVELRPANAIPIVASLLFGPAAAWGAGIGNVIGDCFGTLGPASVFGLLGNFIFGYLPYVLWGHLGWFSSGQPPLGKSWPQMMEYSVVCVIASGACAGMIAWGVEWLGLLPFAILAPAIFVNNVVMGLFLGPPLLGFLYPRVQRWRLRYADIRESSSSHSHLSKTLRAHESMGSEKGNDHFDDAIVVCRGLSFQYASGSAPALRNVSFSLASGELVVLLGRSGSGKSTICYACNGLIPHMIPGIFSGTLRVVGRRTVDDPVWKQAGRVGLVFQDFDTQLVATTVEGELLHPLEYCDPLLSSDEVRRRINHALNQMGLGDCAHRDPMRMSGGQRQRLVMASVLVQEPALLVLDEPGSDYDPAGRVQLREVLRNLRQDGITVLMTEHDDGSLLQADRVLVLDQEQIVWEGRPEALLRQPRLMRNYGLRPFALTECFEEWGVEPLPISVEEAWTQAEALNLRLSPPAAVLDDTIRLGDRPERESTVVLPLIQIDDVAFRYEEQMVLNEVSFTIRPGEFLALLGQNGSGKSTLARLLNGLLMPTHGTIVVDGMDTRTTSMNELARRVGLVFQNPDHQIFADTVWEEVAFSAKNMGCSNDEIVHRVQESLAAVGLPFEGSRNLDPFSLRKGERQRIAVASVLATRPAVLIVDEPTTGLDPDETDRMMAMIRRLNQQGHTIVMITHSMELVAAYAGRCLLIHSGRILADGTPREVFAEPGLIQKASLEIPAISRFSQRWGQTLLTVDEVKASCRPGFP